One window of Mangrovibacterium diazotrophicum genomic DNA carries:
- the sov gene encoding T9SS outer membrane translocon Sov/SprA has translation MKTIGRISSVKMVLAGVLAIASTFVATGRSAGKPDFPFAPMDSVNQVSAGLDTTGVLVYPFEDEQAFEYADSSQQSAIYLKKPSNIRTEVEYDPVTGQYILTEKVGDFDYRLPKVLSLQEYIRYDMQNSIRNYWRTKSAEQETTGQGGLFPSLTVNGEAFNKIFGGNNIDIRTQGFVEVSFGYQVNTVDNPSLSERQRKVPTFDFDQKIQMNLTGSIGDKMKMQVNYNTEATFDYENKMKLDYSGDEDEIIKKIEAGNVSLPLNGSLIKGATNLFGVRTDMQFGKLSVSTVLSQSKGETKTIQVEGGAQTTTFEIDASDYDANKHFFLSQYFRDTYDNALKNMPVVNSAITINKIEVWVTNKSGSYTSARNILALMDLGEHDDNIYNSVPSFQEQAGHTYPESVYPYNDANQMYSSITEDYSDIRTVSSITKTMSAFSSYGFKSGKDYEKVQQARQLSSSEYTINTNLGYISLNSALNSDEVLAVAYNYTANGKTYQVGEFASEVTSPGVLVVKLLKGTSFTPTLPTWDLMMKNVYSLDAYDLNSDDFVMNVTVLSDSTGSYVNYLPSSNLAGKTLLSVLNLDNLDANLDKGSNGAFDFVDGITVQAEKGRIIFPCLEPFGSYLTNQMNSSIYKEKYGYQSLYDTTKTYAKQDAEHDKYKLKGTYSGSSSSEISLGTINLAQGSVTVTSGGVTLTEYVDYTVDYTLGRVKIINPTYLDSGSSLQISVESQDLYSVQTKTLLGTHMNYAFSDNFNLGATALYLNETPISQKVNYGSEPVSNTMLGLDLNYTTESQFLTNLVDKLPFLETKEKSSIAVQAEVAKLIVGESSATDGTVYIDDFEASETDIDLSARQAWVLASTPQGQSDLFPEGDLYDDLAYGYNRARFAWYNIDPLFLRNTTLTPSHIKQDTEQQSDNLVREVYVQEIYPDKELDAGETSILSVLNMAFYPNERGPYNFDLNSSSYSSGLNPDGTLAEPTTRWGGIMREITTTDFESANIEYISFWMMDPFVNNDDGTDTGGDLYFNLGDISEDVLKDSYKSFENGLPESALITDVDTTVWGRVSTQNQLTTAFVSDDETILNQDVGFDGLSDADEMTFHDQYLQSVQNITSQSAYEEIATDPSADDYHYFRGSDYDQNELSILDRYKKYNGPEGNSVPASYSPESYSTSASTTPNCEDINDDNTLSETENYFQYHVSLRPEDMVVGQNNISDVRTASVELANGQVSDVKWYQFKIPIDSPDEVVGDIGDFSSIRFIRMFMRGFEQPTFLRLATLDLVRAEWRQYSDNLEDNSANLGASTSFEVSAVNIEENSQKEPVNYILPPDIEREVDYSSSYLVQEDEQSLLLKVEDLEQGDSRAAYKNINLDFRPYKRLKLEVHAEAIEGSDLDDDDLYFFMRLGSDYNDNYYEYELPLKLTPAGSYNGNLESDRYIVWPDENRINIPFTLFTNTKLARNADMRESGSTLSLTDVYEVAHDDWNDGKNLVKIKGSPNLGNVQVMMLGIRHKSSTLQTTDKSVEVWTDELRLTGLEDNGGWAANVRTTAKLADFGTVTFAGSHTSAGFGSIDESVSERSDEDVSTYDITGNFDMGKFFPSKAQVKIPVFLNLSKSVSNPYYNPLDPDVTMSETLANASSKSEKDSLKNLMQTYSKSSSIIFNNVKVDKKIRKDNKTSLIDPANFSVSFSYNKQLDRDVYTEYDIEKSYRLILSYVYNNRPKVYEPFKKVNLLKGNAFRLIRDFNFSLMPTQISYINNLYRYYNETQTRNVTDPDVEVPVTVNKDFLWKRSFNLRYNLTKSLIVSFSSEGTARIDEPEGVINKSDDDYQLKKDSILSNLLNLGRPILYNHVLNVTYQLPLNKIDLLNWTNATARYQAGYDWTAGSVTDETVELGNVIENTRVMQGNAQLNFNTLYNKVPFLKSVNQRFGTGTSSARSSSARAKAAESRQTQMPDVRIREVSYKDKKVPVEANQETVIHHHLKTKDVQVKVFDEEGLQVRVTTKVLNENEVSIQSRKPIDKAQVEINGKRKIENNWLYNAAQYSARTAMMLKSFSAVYSSSDGTVLPGFMPEPSVFGSAHYDPDPSMFGEIASTNAPGLPFLFGWQDEDFARKAALKGWITKDTTLNSPYIMSHNEAWSFQASLVPIPNLNVNLSGSRSASENSSEYYLYDVENDVFNPSNRTVSGNFTMSINTWRTAFEKIGDASVETPEAYQNMLDYRETIARRLAARRVANAEAGYNPEDNNPETEFPWGYGPTSQEVLIPAFIAAYTGQSPDKVSLNPLPSLKYLRPNWRITYDGLVSKIKGLNRVAKSISLSHSYRSTYNIGSYSTNLDYDDTEFGDGWSYVMNSSTGDFVSQYDISSVSITEQLNPLINLDVTWLNDLSTSIEINRTRNLTVSFSTDQLTEVQSREISVGLGYRFPRMDLILKSKSGQKAYSNDLNIKIDMSFKKNKTVLRDIAEEDDQLSAGQNAVTLKTSADYQLSDRFQLKLYYDKVINNPFTSSSYPSSTTSFGMSFRFTLAQ, from the coding sequence TTGAAAACAATTGGACGAATTTCATCGGTCAAGATGGTTTTAGCCGGAGTTTTGGCTATCGCTTCAACTTTTGTGGCTACCGGTCGTTCGGCTGGAAAGCCGGATTTCCCATTTGCACCTATGGATTCCGTGAACCAGGTTTCGGCAGGACTGGACACAACCGGTGTGCTGGTTTACCCTTTCGAAGATGAGCAGGCGTTTGAGTACGCCGATTCAAGCCAGCAGTCGGCGATTTACCTGAAGAAACCTTCCAATATCAGAACTGAAGTTGAATACGATCCGGTAACCGGGCAATACATTTTGACTGAAAAAGTTGGTGATTTCGATTATCGCTTGCCCAAAGTTTTGTCACTTCAGGAATATATCCGTTACGACATGCAGAACTCCATTCGGAATTATTGGAGAACCAAATCTGCAGAACAGGAAACGACGGGGCAGGGAGGTTTGTTCCCGAGTTTGACGGTGAACGGCGAGGCATTCAACAAGATTTTCGGCGGGAATAACATTGACATCCGGACCCAGGGTTTTGTGGAAGTCAGTTTTGGTTACCAGGTGAACACGGTCGATAATCCGTCGCTTTCTGAACGTCAGCGCAAGGTACCTACCTTCGACTTCGACCAGAAAATTCAGATGAACCTGACGGGTAGCATCGGCGACAAAATGAAGATGCAGGTGAACTACAACACCGAAGCGACATTCGATTACGAGAACAAAATGAAGCTCGATTATTCGGGCGATGAAGACGAAATCATCAAAAAAATAGAGGCGGGCAATGTTTCGCTCCCCCTGAATGGAAGCCTGATTAAAGGAGCAACCAACCTGTTTGGTGTGCGCACCGATATGCAGTTCGGGAAGCTGAGTGTGTCGACTGTGCTGTCGCAGAGTAAAGGCGAAACCAAAACCATACAGGTTGAAGGCGGCGCGCAAACAACGACTTTCGAGATTGATGCTTCGGACTACGATGCGAACAAGCACTTTTTTCTCTCGCAGTACTTCCGCGATACCTACGACAATGCCCTGAAAAATATGCCGGTTGTCAATTCGGCGATCACCATCAACAAAATTGAAGTTTGGGTGACGAACAAGTCGGGGAGCTACACCAGCGCACGAAATATTCTGGCCTTAATGGATCTTGGCGAACACGACGATAACATTTATAATTCGGTTCCTTCCTTTCAGGAGCAGGCCGGGCACACGTACCCGGAAAGCGTTTATCCGTACAATGATGCCAACCAAATGTACAGTTCCATTACCGAGGACTATTCCGATATCCGAACCGTATCGTCGATAACAAAGACGATGTCGGCTTTTTCATCTTATGGATTTAAGTCGGGTAAAGATTACGAGAAGGTGCAACAAGCGCGACAACTGAGTTCTTCGGAATACACGATCAACACAAATTTGGGCTACATCTCGCTGAATTCGGCCTTGAATTCGGATGAGGTGCTGGCGGTTGCTTACAACTACACCGCTAACGGCAAGACCTACCAGGTCGGGGAGTTTGCTTCCGAAGTAACTTCGCCCGGCGTGCTGGTGGTGAAGTTGCTGAAAGGAACGAGTTTTACGCCGACATTGCCGACCTGGGACCTGATGATGAAGAACGTTTACAGCCTGGATGCTTACGATTTGAACAGCGATGACTTTGTTATGAATGTCACTGTTTTGAGCGACTCTACCGGAAGCTATGTCAATTATTTGCCGTCGTCGAACCTGGCGGGCAAAACGCTGCTGAGTGTTTTAAACCTGGATAACCTGGATGCCAATCTGGATAAGGGAAGTAACGGGGCTTTCGATTTTGTTGACGGTATTACCGTGCAAGCCGAGAAAGGACGCATCATTTTTCCATGTCTGGAGCCTTTCGGCAGCTACCTGACCAACCAGATGAACAGTAGTATTTACAAGGAAAAGTACGGCTATCAAAGTTTGTACGATACGACGAAAACCTATGCCAAGCAGGATGCCGAGCACGACAAGTACAAGCTGAAAGGAACCTATTCCGGATCATCCAGTTCCGAGATCTCCCTGGGGACGATCAACCTGGCACAAGGTTCGGTTACCGTCACCTCCGGCGGGGTTACACTGACGGAGTATGTTGATTACACGGTCGACTACACGTTGGGAAGGGTGAAGATTATTAACCCGACCTATTTAGATTCCGGATCTAGTCTCCAGATTTCGGTGGAAAGCCAGGATTTGTATTCGGTGCAAACGAAAACCTTGTTGGGGACGCACATGAACTATGCTTTTTCGGACAATTTCAATTTGGGAGCAACAGCCCTTTATCTCAACGAAACTCCCATCTCGCAAAAAGTGAATTACGGCAGTGAACCGGTCTCCAACACCATGCTGGGGCTCGATTTGAATTATACAACCGAGTCGCAGTTCCTGACCAACCTGGTCGACAAATTACCTTTTCTGGAGACCAAGGAAAAGTCGTCGATTGCTGTGCAGGCTGAGGTTGCCAAGCTGATTGTCGGCGAATCCAGTGCAACTGACGGGACGGTCTACATTGACGATTTTGAAGCGTCGGAAACAGATATCGATCTCAGTGCCCGTCAGGCTTGGGTGTTGGCCAGTACGCCGCAGGGGCAGTCGGATCTGTTTCCCGAAGGCGACCTTTACGACGATTTGGCCTACGGATATAACCGTGCCCGTTTTGCCTGGTACAATATCGATCCGCTGTTTTTGCGCAACACCACACTCACACCTTCGCATATCAAACAGGACACGGAGCAACAGTCGGACAACCTGGTGCGCGAGGTATACGTGCAGGAAATTTATCCCGACAAGGAGCTCGATGCGGGAGAAACCTCCATACTCTCCGTATTGAACATGGCGTTTTATCCGAATGAGCGGGGGCCGTACAACTTCGATTTAAACTCGTCTTCCTATTCATCGGGTTTGAACCCGGACGGGACATTGGCCGAACCAACGACTCGTTGGGGGGGAATTATGCGGGAAATCACAACGACCGATTTCGAATCGGCCAACATCGAATACATCTCTTTTTGGATGATGGACCCGTTTGTGAATAACGATGACGGAACGGACACCGGTGGAGATTTGTATTTCAACCTGGGTGATATTTCCGAAGACGTCCTCAAAGATTCTTACAAGTCATTTGAGAATGGTCTGCCGGAATCGGCATTGATTACTGATGTTGACACCACTGTTTGGGGGCGGGTTTCAACCCAAAACCAACTTACCACGGCTTTTGTAAGTGATGACGAGACGATCCTGAACCAGGATGTTGGTTTCGACGGCTTGTCGGATGCAGATGAGATGACTTTTCATGATCAGTATTTGCAGAGCGTCCAGAATATCACGTCTCAGTCGGCCTATGAGGAAATTGCAACGGACCCGTCAGCCGATGATTATCACTATTTCAGGGGAAGCGATTACGACCAGAATGAGCTGAGTATCCTGGACCGCTATAAGAAATACAACGGGCCGGAGGGAAACTCGGTTCCGGCTTCGTATTCGCCCGAGTCTTATTCAACCTCTGCATCAACCACGCCCAACTGCGAGGATATTAACGATGATAATACGCTGAGCGAAACGGAGAATTACTTTCAGTATCACGTTAGCCTGCGACCAGAAGACATGGTGGTTGGGCAGAATAACATCAGCGATGTTCGCACTGCCAGCGTTGAACTGGCCAATGGTCAAGTGAGCGATGTGAAGTGGTATCAGTTTAAAATTCCGATTGACTCGCCGGATGAGGTTGTCGGTGATATTGGAGATTTTTCGTCGATTCGTTTTATCCGGATGTTTATGCGGGGATTCGAGCAGCCAACCTTTTTGCGCCTGGCAACGCTGGATTTGGTTAGGGCAGAATGGCGCCAATACAGCGATAACCTGGAAGACAATAGCGCAAACCTGGGAGCCAGTACCTCGTTTGAAGTTTCGGCTGTAAACATCGAGGAAAACAGCCAGAAGGAACCGGTTAACTATATTTTGCCGCCCGATATTGAACGGGAGGTCGACTACAGTAGTTCGTACCTGGTGCAGGAGGATGAGCAATCGCTGTTGCTGAAAGTTGAGGACTTGGAACAAGGCGATTCGCGCGCTGCATACAAAAATATCAACCTGGATTTTCGACCCTACAAGCGGTTGAAGCTGGAAGTGCATGCCGAAGCAATTGAAGGATCAGATCTGGATGACGATGACCTCTATTTTTTCATGCGCCTCGGATCGGATTACAACGACAACTACTACGAGTACGAACTTCCGTTGAAACTAACGCCCGCCGGAAGCTACAACGGGAATCTCGAATCCGACCGCTACATTGTGTGGCCCGACGAAAACCGGATCAATATTCCGTTCACCTTGTTTACCAACACCAAGTTGGCGCGGAATGCAGACATGCGCGAAAGTGGCTCGACTTTATCGCTCACCGATGTGTATGAAGTGGCGCACGATGATTGGAACGACGGCAAAAATCTGGTGAAAATTAAAGGTAGTCCCAACCTGGGCAATGTGCAGGTGATGATGCTGGGGATTCGGCATAAATCGTCAACCTTGCAAACTACCGACAAATCGGTTGAGGTTTGGACGGATGAGCTTCGTTTAACCGGGCTGGAGGACAACGGCGGTTGGGCGGCAAATGTGAGAACGACGGCTAAGCTGGCCGACTTTGGAACAGTTACTTTTGCCGGAAGCCATACTTCTGCCGGTTTCGGGAGTATTGACGAAAGCGTCAGCGAGCGCTCGGATGAGGATGTGAGCACCTACGATATCACCGGTAATTTTGATATGGGTAAGTTTTTCCCGTCGAAAGCGCAGGTGAAGATCCCGGTTTTTCTGAACCTTTCGAAAAGTGTGAGCAACCCGTATTACAACCCGCTCGATCCCGATGTGACCATGTCGGAGACCCTGGCGAATGCCAGTTCAAAATCGGAAAAAGACTCACTGAAGAACCTCATGCAAACCTATTCCAAATCGAGCAGCATTATTTTTAACAATGTGAAAGTGGATAAGAAGATTCGAAAGGATAATAAAACTAGCCTGATTGACCCTGCTAATTTCTCGGTATCGTTTTCTTACAACAAGCAGCTGGATCGGGATGTGTACACCGAATACGACATTGAGAAGAGCTATCGGTTGATTTTGAGCTACGTTTATAATAATCGTCCGAAAGTGTACGAACCCTTTAAAAAAGTAAACCTGTTAAAGGGGAATGCTTTCCGCCTGATTCGCGATTTCAACTTTTCGTTGATGCCAACGCAGATTTCGTACATCAACAACCTGTACCGATATTACAATGAAACACAAACCCGGAATGTGACTGATCCGGATGTGGAGGTTCCGGTTACGGTGAACAAAGATTTTCTTTGGAAGCGGAGTTTCAACTTGCGGTATAATCTGACCAAATCGCTGATCGTTAGTTTTTCGTCGGAAGGAACGGCCCGGATTGACGAGCCGGAAGGGGTGATCAATAAATCGGATGACGATTACCAGCTGAAGAAGGACTCGATCCTGTCGAACTTGCTGAATCTGGGGCGACCGATTTTATACAACCATGTGCTGAATGTGACTTACCAGTTGCCGTTGAATAAAATTGACCTCTTAAACTGGACTAACGCCACTGCGCGCTACCAGGCTGGCTACGATTGGACGGCCGGCTCGGTGACCGATGAAACGGTTGAGTTGGGGAACGTGATTGAAAACACAAGGGTGATGCAGGGAAATGCGCAGCTGAACTTTAACACGCTGTACAATAAAGTTCCGTTTCTGAAAAGCGTGAACCAACGTTTTGGAACAGGAACAAGTTCGGCCCGTAGCTCGAGTGCCCGTGCCAAGGCAGCAGAAAGCCGCCAAACGCAAATGCCCGATGTTCGCATTCGGGAGGTTTCGTACAAGGACAAAAAAGTTCCGGTTGAGGCGAATCAGGAAACGGTTATTCATCACCACTTAAAAACCAAAGATGTTCAGGTGAAGGTTTTTGATGAGGAAGGGTTGCAAGTTCGCGTGACAACCAAGGTGCTGAACGAAAATGAGGTGAGTATTCAAAGTCGCAAACCGATTGATAAGGCGCAGGTTGAGATTAACGGAAAGCGCAAAATCGAAAACAACTGGCTCTACAATGCTGCTCAGTATTCGGCGCGGACGGCGATGATGTTGAAGAGTTTCAGTGCGGTTTATTCATCTTCCGACGGGACAGTCCTACCGGGATTCATGCCGGAGCCCTCCGTTTTCGGCTCAGCGCATTACGATCCTGATCCTTCCATGTTTGGTGAAATTGCATCGACCAACGCGCCGGGGCTGCCATTTTTGTTTGGATGGCAGGACGAAGATTTTGCCCGCAAAGCAGCCTTGAAAGGTTGGATTACGAAAGACACGACACTCAATTCACCCTACATCATGAGCCATAACGAGGCCTGGAGTTTTCAGGCGAGCTTGGTCCCGATCCCCAATCTAAATGTGAACTTGAGCGGAAGTCGCTCAGCCTCGGAGAACTCCAGTGAATACTATTTGTACGATGTGGAAAACGATGTTTTCAATCCTTCAAACCGGACGGTGAGCGGCAACTTCACCATGTCAATCAACACCTGGCGAACAGCTTTCGAGAAAATTGGTGACGCCAGTGTTGAAACACCGGAAGCCTATCAAAACATGCTGGATTATCGCGAGACCATTGCCCGGCGGCTGGCTGCCCGAAGAGTAGCGAATGCAGAGGCTGGCTACAACCCGGAGGATAACAACCCCGAAACCGAGTTCCCCTGGGGCTACGGGCCAACATCGCAGGAAGTGTTGATTCCTGCTTTTATTGCCGCTTACACCGGGCAGTCGCCCGACAAAGTTTCGCTTAACCCTTTGCCCTCGTTGAAATACCTGCGGCCAAACTGGCGGATTACTTACGATGGTCTGGTTTCGAAAATTAAAGGCTTGAACCGGGTTGCCAAGTCGATCAGCCTGAGCCATTCCTATCGTTCTACTTATAACATCGGGAGTTATTCAACTAACCTGGATTACGATGACACCGAATTCGGCGATGGCTGGAGTTACGTGATGAACAGCTCAACCGGCGACTTTGTCTCCCAATACGATATCAGTTCGGTCAGTATCACGGAGCAATTGAATCCGTTGATCAACCTGGATGTCACCTGGCTGAACGACCTGTCGACGAGTATTGAAATAAACCGGACCCGGAACCTTACGGTGAGTTTTTCAACCGATCAGCTGACAGAGGTTCAGAGTCGGGAGATTTCAGTGGGGCTTGGCTACCGTTTCCCGAGAATGGACCTGATTTTGAAATCCAAAAGCGGGCAGAAAGCCTACTCGAACGACCTCAATATTAAAATTGATATGTCCTTCAAAAAGAACAAAACCGTTTTGCGGGACATTGCCGAAGAGGACGATCAATTGTCGGCAGGGCAGAATGCAGTTACTTTGAAAACTTCAGCAGATTACCAACTGAGCGACCGGTTTCAGCTGAAACTGTACTACGATAAAGTCATCAATAATCCTTTTACCTCGTCATCTTATCCGAGCTCAACCACCAGCTTTGGGATGAGCTTTCGCTTCACCTTGGCACAGTAG